CGCGCACATTACGCGCTCATTGAACGAACGTAACTGTAAATTGGAGGGTTCCATCGTTGATCCTTGGTTATGAAAGTACCGTCTCCGGGAAAATGAGTAATCTCTTGCTGCGATTAAACGTAGGGGAAATGGGAACCGGAGTAAACTTTCGCGGTGATTTCATTGGTACACGTGACACATATGAGAACTTGGGTTTACATAAATGCTCCAAGTCACCGCTCAGTTGTTCCTTGGTAGCTTGTACTCCTTTCTGGCCCGAGCGGAAACAAACTCTCGACCTTTgcgttacatatttataaaacgataTTACCACATTACCTTTACGATTATCctgcgacgccgacgccgacgccgacgccaaCTCTGTCGCGTTAAACGCTAACAATAACAGACCGTTCTACCGAACCCCCAAACACGCTCTGCTATCCATGGCATTTTTCCTCTCGCTGTAGCGTCGAGTAGCTAATTTTCATTCTGTGAACGCAAATACTGTAGAAATAGAGAAAAGTACATCGATCTATATAGACGTTAGCGTATCGTAAGACAAAGGGCTGGATTTACTTACGCGATCGATGTTTGCGGTAGTTTCGTGCTGGTGCTTCTTCTATCTGCGTACAGAAAATCGcgatgaatttatttccaatttacTTCCGTCTGTCGtccatttaaataacaattgttCATGATTACGCTACGTAACGGTATcgctaattaaaattcattagttGCGTAATTTGGCgtattaattagaattaaaagaagCGTTCTTCTCAACGCGTTTCCTTCGCGAGGTCCGTGACACAATTTCGGTCATTATCGTACAAGAACGATCGATTGTTAACATCCTGCTTGTTAGAGTGCTGTGTTACCGATGTTATCGCTTGCAAAATTCACCTGAAATTGAGGATTACGGATCAGTGACGAGGGCAAATGTAATGTGCTCGCAAACAGCTACCGTCGATTTGTCAGATCGTTTCGAGGTCATTTTCGCTTTCGTATCAAGGAAAATACGTACATCTCGAATGGCTACGGAACATAGAAGGAAGCTGCAACGCCGAGGAAGGACGTCGAGATGAGAGAAAGTCGTCTGTTCGATGTACGGACtgttgaaactttttctttctcgaatcGTGGCAACTATGCGCTCGCGCGTTACCTCGCTTACGTAATGATGCATCGACGCGTAATCCAGACAGAATAATCGATAATCGATTAACCTACGGCCAAACACAGCACAGTATCCCTTTGAACGTCATtggaaatttctatttgtcgTTGCATAATTTACACGTGACagttatttcataataaaaaaagcgATTTTTCGAATCGCGTTTCTTACAGAAATCCAACATCTCCACCGAACGAGCCGAGGGGCGAGCGCCGAGCCGTCGCGTTTAGTAACGCGAGGCGCGCAACGCCATGCTTAAAGATTTTTTCATCGGCTTTCTATTGTACGTACCTTGTCTCTCCTGTCCTTACGTATTCAGCATTTAGCCTCTAATAAAGTCGTTTTCGTCGCTACGTGATCCACAAGCGAAAGAAAAACTGATGGGTAAGCTGATccacgtacatacatatagtatacatacgtatactCGTATAGTTTGAAGAAAGGATTAAGCAACTTGGGCCCGATAGGCGCCTAAttcgacgtcggcgtcgttcgcGTTGCCCTTGTCCTCTTTCCAGAACTATGCTTGCGCCATGAGGGATGAGTGCGCGATTCGCATAACCGACTAGACacggatgaaatattaatactacGATGTACGATACGCAGAAACTCGACCGGACTCGTTAAAATCCCTCCACTTCTGCGTGGCCTTTGAAAATATCTATCCGTTTCTGTTGACGCAACCTTTACTTCGACTTgcaactttttcttttgcgACAGAATATGCGTCGACCAGAGCGCCGAGCAGGGAAGACAGCTGAGGTCGATGCAACTGGAAATTGAGAATCTCGAACGACAATTACAATCGGCTACCTACGACAGAGAGAACGCCATTCAGGAAAATAGGAGAGTTCAAGATGACTTGGCCGCGGTTACCTGCCAAGTGAGAACCATGCAGCGCGAATTGGATGCAGCTCGCGCCGAGTCGTACGATCTCAAGAGACAACTGCAAACGTATGTCAGCGAGGTGCGGCGAGCAGAGGAACTCCTCAACAGAAAGgtgattttcattatttttattctctgCGTTTCTTTCGtataatatgataatattcaaagagaaattaacagaaaaagaatgttggtgcttgatatacatataccgaGTAGAATGGCAATGTTATATAGGTAGCTGGCTCGAGCTGTGTCATCGAAACTGTTGGAGATAGAAAACGTGAGCGATTGCGTATCGTGTCGATGACCTCGCCGATTTCAACGGCCTCCAAGTACGTTGTTGGAGGGGCAAGGTCACCCTAGTGTCCTGAAACAACCAAAGATTTCTTGTTAGCATAAAGCCACGCATCcgatttacaattatttcgataGTAACATTCacgaaatgatatttttctatagtaTCGATGATTAATGAGCTAGTTTAATTATCAACGAAAGATCACGTAATCTGCCACTTGAATGTTTTTCCTATCGAACCACCCCTGACACCAGGCAACCCGATTCTTGCCCAAGACTCAACGTCACGCCTGTAAAGGCGCCATTTCGTGCTGTATCTCGAGCTTTTCAATAATCTTATCTCAAAGACCAACATCGACTAACCATAAGTTTTTCCTATCCGATACACTTGGAGATCGTTGAATGTAGAGGACTCTGTTAACTCGTCAACTATCCGATTATTCTTTTTACAGGTGTTATTCTTTCTCTTTGTATCGTCTCTAATGCAACGCACTGGTCGTTTGTAGGAAAACGAAAGATCAGAGATGCTGAATCACTTCAGAAGTCTAAGTTTGGAGGCAACGGTTTTGGAGAACAACAATCACAGTTTGGAGTCCGAAGCAGCAGAGGCCAGAGGAGCCCTACAAATCGCCAAGGATCAGTTGTTAGATATGGAACGGCAACTGGCGGATAAAGATGGTTTGATAAGAGGCTACGAAACACAGGTTCGCTCTTGGAAGGAAATGCTTTGTTGTAAAATCATCGAGATTCGTTTGAGAACATCCGTTTCGTTTGATTCCTTAGATCAGCGAGTTGACTCAAAATATTGCCAGCATGGAAACACAGTTACGCCAGCAAGAGGAACAAAGGCACAGGGCAGAAGCTGATTTAAATGCTGTTAGAGATCTCTGTGTAAAGCTGGATCAACAGAAGGAAACGCTTGTGCAGCAGCTCGACGATAAGGATGCGCTAAAAACACAGGTGAGTATAAAACTTAGTAAAGACAGCTTGCCGTTGGTAACTTTAAAAACAAGTCATTTCGTCATTTTTATCCATGGGTCTTTCAGTATGACATGCAGATAGCCAAATTGAAAGCAGACCAGACTATAATTCAGGAACAAATGAACAGAGATCGCGCGACAGTGGAGCGCCTCGAAATGCTTTTGGATCAAGCGAGGCAGGAGTCTATAACCGTACAGGCTAACAATCAGGAACTCCAAAATGAGATGACCAGATTGAGACAAAAAATGTCTGACctgcaaaataaattgtaagtgACGATAATCTGCTCCTTACAACGTGTAAGGGATATTTTGCTCGAGATCAAAATTGCTAACTTGTGATCAATTTGAAACTGATTTCTTCTTTACGATCGACGTTACAGATCCTCCGAATCGGCGAAATTGCGCCAATATCAAACTCAAGCGGCTGAATATTGCAAACAAATTAGCGAGCTTCGTAGGCAAGTAACGAATGAGAGATTCGATCGGGCGAGAAAGGACGAAGAGAGTCGCaggtatatacatatatatgtacatgtatattcgTTGAAACATTAACTGATCGTTGTTGCTCCACTGTTTACAAACAAACTTTGAGAGTACTATTTGAATGATCGGTATCGCATCTTCCTAGACACCTAGAAGGCACTGCTGATCCAATCCTACAAAACACACCTCCACCTTCTAATAACCGTACTCCCCATGGATCCAATGATGCCACGCACAGGTAAAcgcaaaaatgtttaatatcgtAACAGTTCTAAATGCAGAGGTGGATTTAAacaagtataaattattagtaCTAGTTTCATTCGgaaagcaaatatttattttccgcCTCTGCGATAGCGCATCCTCTCGTCTCTCATcatttatgaaagaaattaaacctaccAGGCAAGTAGACTGGTTGAAGAAACCTTACACCGCGATTCCCCAATTCTCCCGTATACTTACCCCTGTGCAATCGGTAAAACAACGACGTTCCTTTCCCTCGGATTGCAAGTGTTTGCCCTTGAGAAGCGCTGTACGCGGTGCACCGTTCAACAGATTGCCCCTAGTGTCCTCTGCTACGAGCAACCAAGCAGACGCCACAAGGCAGGATAGTTCCGACAACTCCGATAGACACTCGAAACCTCTGTAAtcatataattcattattttgtatgCGTGTGTAACGATTCGTTTGGTAGCTGTTTTAGTACGACAAGTTTTtctatacaataaataaatttcaacgtAACAGGGCTTATTGAACTTACAATTAGTGGTGCAACAATAACATTCTATGTTTCACTGGATAATCGATATAATaacgtaaattttcatttcacgaGATTCAGATTCCCTTTCTTTATTTGCAGGTCTTTAAATTCATCACCCGACAGTTTTAACGTAGATTTAAACGTggttgtataaaaatatcgtttaacATTACCGCCCATCGATAGATATTTACAGAAGAAAAGAAGCGCAGAGCATGATATCACTGACAACAGCTTCAAATTTAACGACTGCTCAAAAGATGTTCACCGTGATGTTCCTTCTATTAACATAATACTAAGATCAGACTGTACGATCGAGTCTAATCGGTATAACTGCTCCCAAAGGGAAACCATTCAAGACAAGAACAACAAATTATTGCCGAAGAACGAAGATTCCGAAAGAACGCTACAAACAGATTTGGAGTCGAGTTTGCAACGGACAgttcaaaagaagaaagatgCTGTAACTTTTATACAAGTAGACgtggaaacaaaatatacaaatacactGGCCAGATCTAAACTTGGACTAATCGAGAACTCGTCGAAACCTACGAGTCACAGGTTAACGCACTCTTGTATTTGTCCTCTGAAATTACctaatactaataaaaatttgatagaaCATAAGGTACCAAGTGACACGAAAACTTCTTATAATAAACCTATATCAGAGGATAAGCAATTCAAAGATTCATCGGGTGGACAAAGAATGAATTTCTgcacaaatataaattataattcaactGACTATCCTTTGAGAAATATagaaagagaaattgaagATGGAAATGATACCATAGAAGAAAACTCTGTGGATAATGGTACAAcgaatagttatttaaaacCGCGAGAGAATGTTTATCATAGTAAGTTGGAACGAAAACCTAAAAGTACAGTCTTAAAAGGTTTATCTTTCGAAAACATTCCGCACTCTACacttggaaataatttatcggTTGCGAAGAGTGCAGATATTTGTACTAACGCAAACTGTAATTCAATTGCCAATGCTAcgttaaaaacaaatcgaaaagttGAGCATGAAAACGCAATCAAGGATGAGAAATCTGTGATTACAATGGATAATTATTCAGAGGATCGGAAAAGTGTAAACCGTAATACGGAACCGAAATCGGAAAGACCTGTAGTTACAGTTGATACTACCTTGGATATGCTGCAAAGTATATTGGAAGTAGTTAAGGATGCCAATAATAAAACTATGGTAAAATGCAAAAACatcaaatgtaattataaaaatgatatgcAAAACGTGAACAATGTGAAAAGCGAAATTATAGACAATGATTACGAGACGCTGCCGTCAATGGAGTTGATGAAACCAGAATGTATGAGAATGCTAACAGACATCAAAGAACgtacaaaaatgttggaagaaCAATTAACCGTTTTGaacaaagatataaatatgaagaaaAGAGTAAATGAAAAGTGTATGGCTATTTCTGAACGCCGTATTGGTCCTACCACAAACATTCAAGATATTTACAGTATTAAACAACAGAGAGATATAATTACTCAGCAGCCAGAGAAGGAAAATGTCTTTATACAAGAGTCAAGTAGTCAAAACGATATCAGACATCTGAAATGTGTGCAGGAGAACAGAAAATTAGAATTGAAAAACATAGTAAAGTTAGGAAAAGTTAAAAAGCACAACTTAATGTCCCAACAAATCGATAAAAGGAAGACGCGTAACCAACAAATTAATGTAGccaataaaaatgatagaGAACaacaggaaaataaaaatgaattgctCAAGTgcaataatgttaataatttaaagagaatagaaaatgtacaaGATATTCGTATGTGGTCTGCATCGTCTTCGATTCTGGATCATTCCAACTTTAAACCGCTTACTTCGTCTACACCCACAAAAATGAACTTGGGGAGCAACAAAGAATGTTCTACTCAGACTAATACTCGGTCCGAGAGAGATTcgcaaatgaaacaatttaaaaaatctacatTAAACGAATCGATGACCGATTCTTTGAAAAGAGAAGGGGCTGCGATTAACTTGACAAACGCCAACAATGCAAACCAAAATAGTTCAAATTGCCAAGAGAAAACTATTATAATGATGTTATTAACAAGAGGTGTAAGTAACACGCATTTAAAATCCagatataaaaagttaaaatttatcaattttagaCCGACATGCATTATCGATTCGTGTATCGTGCGTGATCGAATATCGATGAAATCAAAGTTGCCAAAACGTAAAATCCAGATACCCACTGTGTTCAGGGAATTGAAATCCGTAGTGTGTAAAGTCGAGGATCGCGTTGACTCTGAGAAACCTACATGCGACGATTCTATGGCAAAAGATGGCAAAGTATCAGATTTATTAGCCACTGTTTACACGCAGTCGTCTAATTTATACATCACCACTGCCACCTCGGTTTCTCgtgttacatttaataataataataataataataataataattatactagAGACAGAGGAGTAAGAACAGGAATTTGTACATTGAGCTGAAAACACgtgtaaaattcaaacaaaattaagataaatataCAGTCGGTTTTGTAAATCGATGGAGAACAATGTGTCaattatagtaatataaaaattaagttgttCATGTATCGTCGTATTctcgtaaattttaaatcaaattgtaAGACTGTACTAGtactaataattaatgtaaactGTTATTATATTGTACGCATGACTGATATTTTAAGAGAatcgtttattttgtatctGATTTGCTGAATTAATAAAGACATCATTTGGAATACCGTGGTTGAACtaatatcgaattaaaaatatcaatatatatatatatatatacttcttTTGTTACATTCACAATTAGCGTGTAAGATGACACATTCGActggaaataatattaatggatTTCTGGTCAGGTACGCTGAGACATGCTCGTTTCAATAACGAGTATGAACAGAGAATAAACATCCAAAAATGATttgtatgtttaatttttaatagttctCCTTcgtatttagtaatttattatatcattcTTTTATTCCTTTACACATTATGTTATGATCTCGATGATCGTATGAAACGTTGAACATGTAAACTAggtaattacaaataataaaaataaaaagcctCTCATAAGATTCTCTCTTCGTTCCTAAACGTTCAGCTATTCAATTtgatttatgtatatatgtataatgtataatgtattttatatatatatatgtatatccataatatatgtataatttatatataaaatacataatagaGGCTTGCACAACGTTTTACAGTTTACGGCTGTTATCGTAGAGATATCGGGCTTCCTCGTTACAATACCTCAgccattataattttttctctttcttagTGTCCGCTGTGTTTCATCAGTtcgataattacaaaaaattcatacctTGCAACTCCTACTGTGTCTTGTCATAATCTATTATAATACAGAACTTTCTCACTTCGTTTCGTCCAGACGTTTTAATCTTACACCCTTAAGAGAAATTTATACACAACTCGTAACATCGTGAATGAAATACAGGcattatgtacaaatatttataatcgtatatacatatatatatatacgcatatttatgtatagataagtatatatgtatatgtatatatagtttcctttttctttaaactttaCTTCAAGTACCTGGATAACTCGTCAAACGGTACTCGTAAAtgcgaaaattatttttgtcaagtAATCGTGACGTTTGATTACAGGTAATGTCCTCggttctttttaaaaaatctgcGGAACCGTCAGATTTTAttcgagaataaaataaaactcacgAATCGAATGGCAATCAGTTGAAAAGTGATCTTCGAATTTGATTTTTtgcgaaaacaaaaacaaaaaaaaaagagacaaagaaaaacaattatgaTTCTGGCGTAATGAACGACCTTGATTAATCAATTGTCAAAACTTTATACGTtcgaaactgaaataaaataattacaattgctGTGTATCTCTTTGCTGAAGACTGCTTTAGAGACTCGATCGAAGAAAACGGTTAAAAGGGGAATTACAGTTGGAAACGATTCCCCTTGGAAAAGAGTTTCCTAACAAGTTTTCCTTCCTCTTCTCTTTTTAGttctgaaaatttgaaaaacactggCTTCAACGACATTTAGGCCCTTTTAATTCCAAGTATAAATATACTTACACCTGTATCTATATCACACAGACAACTCGGTAGCGATAATTGATCTTTTAAACTCGAAAGTTGCAGCTTTGCTTGGGTTGCTTCCTCGTTTTCTCTGGCTTCCAACGAATCGTATCTTTTTCTTACGTGTAACAGACGACAAAGTAAATTCGTGGAAAACAATTCaacttttcaatatattcaagTTTGCcgaaaaagtataaaagatCCCTAAGATGTATTCGAGAAGTCATTGAAGATGAACATGcctaaaagtaaaaatttagaTTAGAGTAGTCTTGCAagcatacatgtatatgtatagtatatatatgtatatatatatatatatatgtatacataaccAAAAGGTTTTCAACTTTTCACGTAGTGCCTCCTCAATGCttagaaaaatgtcattttACAAAgtaagaaacaaatattttcttaatcaaCGCCACGATATAATAATAGgaatcgtgaaatatttaaaaaaaaaaaaaaaaaaaaattatcaatgtACAGTTCGTGACTAGTTTAAGAATGCTTTACTTCGcgtttccatattttatttctattcacctggttcttttcaattttttaaaacattggATATCgttttgaaagaatttaacACACTTAATTTCATAAGTACTAAGTTATACCTTTGGTATCGATTTTATGAGTCGATATTAGTTTACTCTAATTATATTGcgatcttaatttttttttaaattgtttctttgtaGAATAacactttttacattttaaagaGAACTAAAGATACGTTTACACGACTACCCTAAATatagacttttatttttggacAAGTATAGATCttccaaatatttatacgGCTAGAAATTCCCGAGCTAGAAACTGATTTAAAGCAGAAGAGGAATTCTTAGATCGACACGATGGACTCGAGGGCCGGTGTATGCCAACGTTTACACGCTACATGCGACTACCTTGCCAACACGCGTTTGACAGTAAAATTActcaataataaaacaaaagagagACGATAATATAGACATGTAATTGCAATATgcaattataagaaaaaaaagagaaaaaaaaagaaagataaattcCTGGCAAATACATTTCATAAAAAGGTTTCTTTACAATCTAGGTTTTCTTGGTGACTTATGAAAaacatacaataataataatattaataataattaataataataatataatataataatataatattgattgTAATTAACTATAACGTCCATAAAGTATTTTCTTcgccctttttttttgtacacgATTACTAAAAACATTTCTTCCGCTTCAtgttgagaaaataaatattaatattaaatttgaaatattatctcgttttctgtttttcatttttttcattatcacTGAATCCGCGTCACTTCAACTACTGTCTTTCGTTCGTGGTTACTAATTACAgtacattatattatagtcTAAATCGGCAAATCGGCTTGCCTAGTAAGTTTATAGGCctcttttaataatatggAACATTGCCGTGTCATCCTCTTCCTCTTAGTACTTTCTCCTCTCTTGACCGTTCCTTCCTTCTCGGTTTTAAACGCACAAACACAGTTCTTTCATTGCAATCACGATTGTAAATCTTGTTAACCTTACGATATTACTTctctgtttgttttttttttctttctttcactttACACTAAGATTCAAAATAAACAGGTTGATCGCTGCTCGCAACATTAAAGAGCTTTCTCTTAGAGGCCTGGTTCGAGAGGTCACCTATGGCTACTGGTACATTGATCGTTCATATCGTACAAAACTTGTGCGATTGTTCTCGATGATTCCACGTTACTCAATGCCACACCTGCCAAATGTGGTTCGTACGCTCTAAGGTgcctgaaaagaaaaataaacaatagaGAAATCCGTAAATACAAACAGAAACCCGCTGCGAAAGTACCAAGATAAAATTTCACCTTCTGCCATGTGTTGAATATATGACTAGGTTTCTGAGAATAAGAGCTGCTGTCAATCGAATACTTTTGGTCACTGGACCTTCGTTGTCGTCCTGTTGGAGAAAAAAAGTTCAAACGATTTAGAAATGTAACCATGAGAATATATCTCGATTGTGtatcaaagtaaaaatatacaaaatgaacTAACTAGTCACACTAGTCTTAATTAATGCCAGAacaaatgtataatgtatGCACACAAAGATATAGCGATTATTCGATGACGTTTCAAGTAATTAGTCgcaacaattttaaacgttagcgaaatattgtacaaatattgtGATTCGGCGAATATACGTGAAATAATATATCAGAAAGACCACTGGCTTTCCATATTTATACTTCGATACAGCAAACATCAAGCTACCTTTTACATATGAATTCATGTAACATATCGAATTTATGAAATCGTGAAGTACATATCTTGAATGATCAtagcaaataattttagcataaaataaattaattacagcaTGCTAcgtgaaaacaaaaagaaaagtactCTCGCTTGAAACCATTTGTAAATACAAACACAAGACATTCATACatgtattctttaaataaatgcttaTTTccaagtttaaaatttttaataacgttaagaatatttacgtccttaacaattttcaataaaaaaaattccttgttACGGTGTCCCTTTAATTACTTCTcacagtaaaatttaaaaatgcaatatcaACCAACAATATTTCACATTCGTCAATATCTTGCATCATGTTCACAAGACAAACGTATATTCATTACTATACAATCATAAGTTACCGTAATCGTACAATTACAGACTAATCTCCCGCTCGGAATCTAGTATCCTGAGAAATGTTCTCAGAATCGAGCGTACCCAGcgtaaaaatagatatttattgcGTTCGGGTGCAAGCGCAATTTATAACCCATTcaatgttcaaataaaaaattctcaaattacAAGATGAATGTTTCAAAGATGATGTATCCTCCTATGTATCGTAAAGCAcaacaaatatattctacgTTATGccacttaaaataaaaacattatacCAACACCCTGTCCATCACGCATACTTCAACTGCGTGAACACATAGAATTATAGCCGACGCTAGctacgaaatgaaaataatatgaacTCCAtgctaaaaaaatatatgtatataacgaAACGtgtaaaagattaaaaattaatttaaaaaaaaaaaaaaatatgagagagaaaaagagagagaaaaagatgTATTATGTAAATCAGCACGGTGCGGAAACAAAAGGAGTACAaagcgcaaaaaaaaaaaatataaggcgGCAGGAACAGCGCACAGGGGCTGTGGCTGTGTATGGATCGTGAATCCTTTTGAATTCTGAACACGTTTTTTACCTGTTCTGGTGGCGGATTTTGCCCAGGTCTGGGGGAAGAAGAGCTTGTGGTGGCTGCAGCGGGCTTGGTCGGCCTTTGCTGCTTTGCCAAGAgaataagaaatttcattacattAACAAAACTCAATAGACTCTAAGAACCATGGGACTATAAAGGATTCTCCGAAATATCGATGCAGATTATTCTATAGCCGAATGCGTTATTATCGTTCGTGCTAACTCATAGGCTATCTCGTGTAACATCATCGATTACGTTACCACCATGTCAGAGAAGTACTCTGTATTTTTTGTCTCGCTTTACCAAATTTTACTGCTCAGCTTATGGccgaacaaattttatcgttACTCTGACCAAATATGTACCGTTTCAAGTGATTACTAACCATCAATTCCTTCGGATTCACGAACTCCAAAGCGTGCCGTTTAATTGCATGGAATGCTGCATTCGGTGCGTAGCCAGGATGATGAAGAGTCGGTGTCGTCGACGTGGAAACTTCGGTTTTCCCGGTTACCGTCAACTGCTTCCTTCTCATCGACATGGTCTGCAAAGATGTCCAATCGTCGGATTAATCGAATCGTTCAAGAACAGTAGAATAGAACGAGTAACTCGTACTTACGTCTGCGTTACAGTGCCTATCGTACAAGTGCGTCATTAACGAAAACCTACGCCTTTTCAAGGCATCGCAACTTGCCCAAAGACACAATATTTCTTCTCCGCTGGTTGGACAATGCGCCTCGCACACGTGAAGGTAAACTTCGTGTGGTGTCTTGAATTGCCTGCAGAGACACAAGAATTTGTACCGTCATTGCCGTGTTGTTCGTATAAGCAGccatgaaaaaattcaaactggTAATTACCTCAAGCATCCCCGCCACTCGCATAAATAGGCATTGGGATCGATTTTGATAGTGATAGTCTTGTTCTCCGGCAGATTTTGACTCGTAGACGGTTTAGATTCCGGCTCCGTGGAGGTTGAGGAACTGACAGTCTTTATAACTTTAACTGGTTGTTTCGTTGGCAATCCGTGCGTGGCAGCAGCTTGGTGGGGGGTCGTTGGTCTTGTAGGCGGTGGCGTCGACGCGGGAGTAGGCGTCACGACTCTAGACGGCACACTCGTCGACACGGGCGTCTGTTGAGCCATCGCAGGGATCGTGACGGTCACTGTGTTTGGATTTGTTTGTGCTACCGAACTGTTCACTATTATGGAAGCTTGTGGAATTGTGCCCGACGTTGGAACCAACGGCGGCGGTATGTTCCCCAGAGCAGGACTCTGCAGAATAGGGCGCGATACTTGCGTGACGACCACTTGCTGTCCCTGAGGCGTAACAGCCACCATTTTTTGCTGAGTGGGCTGAGCAGCCGTTTGAGGTTGCAAGATAATAATCGTTTTCGCGCCCGTTCCCTGCTGTTGGGTCGTTTGAGCCACCAAAACGGTCTGCGCTTGACCCTGAACCAGCGTCGTCTGCGGTTGAGCCAAAACGTAATTTTGACCAGGAACTCCGCCAGAAACAACATACTGTAACTGACCACCGGCTCCTTGCTGCAAGAGAACTTGCGGCTGAGACTGCGTTTGTCTTCCCTTTACCGCGGAAGTTGGTATGATCACTTGATTGTTGGGTTGTAACGTTTGTTGTACTACTATCTGCCTGGGAGCCGCGACGATAAGTTGTTGTTGatgttgctgctgttgttgcaGTTGCTGTTGAT
This portion of the Hylaeus volcanicus isolate JK05 chromosome 4, UHH_iyHylVolc1.0_haploid, whole genome shotgun sequence genome encodes:
- the LOC128875175 gene encoding MATH and LRR domain-containing protein PFE0570w-like, producing the protein RLTLPPIDRYLQKKRSAEHDITDNSFKFNDCSKDVHRDVPSINIILRSDCTIESNRYNCSQRETIQDKNNKLLPKNEDSERTLQTDLESSLQRTVQKKKDAVTFIQVDVETKYTNTLARSKLGLIENSSKPTSHRLTHSCICPLKLPNTNKNLIEHKVPSDTKTSYNKPISEDKQFKDSSGGQRMNFCTNINYNSTDYPLRNIEREIEDGNDTIEENSVDNGTTNSYLKPRENVYHSKLERKPKSTVLKGLSFENIPHSTLGNNLSVAKSADICTNANCNSIANATLKTNRKVEHENAIKDEKSVITMDNYSEDRKSVNRNTEPKSERPVVTVDTTLDMLQSILEVVKDANNKTMVKCKNIKCNYKNDMQNVNNVKSEIIDNDYETLPSMELMKPECMRMLTDIKERTKMLEEQLTVLNKDINMKKRVNEKCMAISERRIGPTTNIQDIYSIKQQRDIITQQPEKENVFIQESSSQNDIRHLKCVQENRKLELKNIVKLGKVKKHNLMSQQIDKRKTRNQQINVANKNDREQQENKNELLKCNNVNNLKRIENVQDIRMWSASSSILDHSNFKPLTSSTPTKMNLGSNKECSTQTNTRSERDSQMKQFKKSTLNESMTDSLKREGAAINLTNANNANQNSSNCQEKTIIMMLLTRGVSNTHLKSRYKKLKFINFRPTCIIDSCIVRDRISMKSKLPKRKIQIPTVFRELKSVVCKVEDRVDSEKPTCDDSMAKDGKVSDLLATVYTQSSNLYITTATSVSRVTFNNNNNNNNNNYTRDRGVRTGICTLS